The Hippea jasoniae genome includes a window with the following:
- a CDS encoding polysaccharide deacetylase family protein produces the protein MATLILCYHHINYNERITPEIFEENLITLKTAGFKPIKFSELINYLENKKEPPRKTVHITFDDGYADNYIYAYPILKKHGFYATIFPVVSKISEGIKRATAFELKSLSISESVNELIKKSPFVSWEELKEMIESGIFEVGSHSLNHKACFDAPEVIKFNKDNSIEWFLELTNDRRLGVPIYSKKWNCAADCITISTEVNNYLAEFVKNNGGVLFFKKPNAMKILKKQFKRFVKKHPLKVFKEEKSDRQKRLKQEILNSKIILEDKLNTKIDLFCYPWGDYDVESVYEVIESGYKAAVTLNVGLVDKNSYPFLLPRVEVRAPASWLKKRLNIYSKPFVAKLYSKVYHKI, from the coding sequence ATGGCAACCTTGATTCTTTGTTATCACCACATAAACTATAACGAAAGAATCACACCTGAAATTTTTGAAGAAAACCTTATAACACTTAAAACTGCGGGCTTTAAACCGATAAAATTTTCTGAGCTGATCAACTATCTTGAAAACAAAAAGGAACCTCCCAGAAAAACCGTTCATATAACATTTGATGATGGCTATGCGGATAATTATATTTATGCTTACCCTATCTTAAAAAAACACGGCTTTTATGCCACTATATTTCCTGTTGTTTCAAAGATTTCTGAGGGCATTAAACGGGCTACAGCTTTTGAGCTTAAAAGTTTAAGTATTTCAGAAAGTGTCAATGAACTTATAAAAAAATCCCCTTTTGTTAGCTGGGAAGAATTAAAGGAAATGATTGAAAGCGGCATTTTCGAAGTAGGCAGCCACTCCCTAAACCACAAAGCCTGTTTTGATGCCCCGGAAGTTATTAAATTCAACAAAGACAACTCCATTGAATGGTTTTTAGAACTGACAAACGATAGACGATTGGGTGTTCCGATTTATTCAAAAAAATGGAACTGCGCTGCAGATTGCATAACAATCTCAACAGAAGTCAATAATTATCTTGCGGAATTTGTAAAAAACAACGGCGGCGTTTTATTTTTCAAAAAGCCCAACGCAATGAAGATTTTAAAAAAACAATTCAAGCGCTTTGTCAAAAAACACCCCTTGAAAGTATTTAAAGAAGAAAAAAGTGATAGACAGAAACGACTAAAGCAGGAGATTCTTAACTCAAAAATAATCCTTGAGGATAAACTAAACACAAAAATTGATTTATTTTGCTATCCGTGGGGGGATTATGATGTTGAAAGCGTATATGAAGTTATAGAAAGCGGATACAAGGCAGCTGTTACGCTCAATGTGGGTTTGGTTGATAAGAACTCATACCCTTTCCTTCTGCCAAGGGTTGAGGTTAGAGCACCTGCATCATGGCTAAAAAAACGGCTTAACATATACTCCAAACCATTTGTGGCAAAACTCTACTCAAAGGTGTATCATAAGATATGA
- a CDS encoding TIGR00266 family protein, with translation MQSHEIDYKIIGDDMQIVEVELDPNETVIAEAGAMNYMEDGIKFEAKLGDGREEGGLLGKLFQAGKRALAQESLFITHFTNVSSGKKHVAFSAPYPGKIIPVDLGSLQGDLLCQKDAFLCAAYGTKIDIAFTKRFGTGLFGGEGFILERLKGDGMVFIHAGGTVIKKELHNEILRVDTGCIVAFDESIDYSIELVGGLKSMFFGGEGMFLATLSGTGTVYLQSLPFSRLADRIIENAPKIGGSSKGEGSILGSIGRFLDGDD, from the coding sequence ATGCAAAGTCACGAGATAGACTACAAGATTATTGGCGATGATATGCAAATTGTTGAGGTAGAGTTAGACCCAAACGAAACGGTTATTGCAGAAGCAGGTGCAATGAACTACATGGAGGATGGCATAAAATTTGAAGCTAAATTGGGCGACGGCAGAGAGGAAGGCGGATTGCTGGGCAAACTATTTCAGGCTGGCAAAAGGGCTTTAGCTCAGGAGTCTTTGTTTATAACTCACTTTACCAATGTATCCTCGGGTAAAAAACATGTGGCATTTTCTGCACCCTATCCCGGCAAAATCATACCTGTGGATTTAGGGTCATTGCAGGGCGATCTTTTATGCCAGAAAGATGCTTTTTTGTGTGCAGCCTATGGAACAAAAATCGATATCGCATTTACAAAACGCTTTGGCACAGGCCTTTTTGGCGGTGAAGGATTTATACTTGAAAGGCTGAAAGGCGATGGTATGGTGTTTATCCATGCAGGTGGAACAGTAATCAAAAAAGAGTTGCACAATGAAATTTTAAGGGTGGATACGGGCTGTATTGTGGCTTTTGATGAGTCTATAGACTACTCTATCGAGCTTGTTGGCGGCTTAAAATCGATGTTCTTTGGCGGGGAGGGTATGTTTTTAGCCACCCTATCTGGCACAGGCACGGTGTATCTGCAGAGTCTACCATTCTCACGCCTTGCAGATAGAATTATAGAAAACGCTCCAAAAATAGGTGGAAGCTCCAAGGGTGAAGGTTCAATACTTGGCAGTATAGGAAGATTCTTGGATGGTGATGATTAA
- a CDS encoding twin-arginine translocase TatA/TatE family subunit produces MFSIGTPEMIVIAVIAIFIVGPKRLPEILRGVAYIYKNIKKAIDELQRELNEDLETIDEINPKKQIEKKWEEFLKDEDEKKEEDQKRPQ; encoded by the coding sequence ATGTTTTCGATTGGCACACCCGAAATGATTGTTATAGCGGTTATTGCTATCTTTATTGTGGGGCCAAAAAGGTTGCCTGAGATTTTAAGGGGTGTTGCGTATATCTATAAAAACATAAAAAAAGCTATTGATGAATTGCAAAGAGAGCTCAATGAAGATTTAGAGACAATTGATGAGATTAACCCAAAAAAACAGATAGAGAAAAAATGGGAAGAATTTTTAAAGGATGAGGATGAAAAGAAAGAGGAAGATCAAAAAAGACCCCAATGA
- the tatC gene encoding twin-arginine translocase subunit TatC: MKRKRKIKKDPNEMTLLEHIEELRIRLLWIIGGILVALIGTLSYSEKIINIAIAPLKQALPTGSKIIFTGVTEAFWVRIEAAVVAAVIVSIPFTFYQIWLFVKPGLKENEKRFAIPFVLAFSFFFISGAVFAYEVVLPLGFKFLLRYGGKELSAMPSIKQYMSLFLKMVMSFGLVFELPVVSFILARMGIINGKDLLKRFDYALLIIFIVAAILTPPDIFTQFLMATPLTLLYVVSIIVASIFTTKRND; the protein is encoded by the coding sequence ATGAAAAGAAAGAGGAAGATCAAAAAAGACCCCAATGAGATGACGCTCCTTGAGCATATCGAGGAGCTAAGAATCAGGCTTTTATGGATAATCGGTGGAATCTTGGTTGCCTTAATTGGCACACTTTCCTATTCCGAAAAAATTATAAATATAGCTATAGCTCCTTTAAAACAGGCGCTTCCTACAGGTAGCAAGATAATCTTTACAGGTGTTACAGAGGCTTTTTGGGTAAGGATTGAAGCAGCCGTTGTGGCAGCTGTAATAGTTTCCATACCTTTTACATTTTATCAAATCTGGCTGTTTGTTAAGCCGGGTCTTAAAGAAAACGAAAAGAGATTTGCAATTCCCTTTGTCCTTGCCTTTAGTTTTTTCTTTATAAGCGGTGCTGTTTTTGCATATGAAGTCGTTTTGCCTTTGGGTTTTAAGTTTCTTTTAAGATACGGCGGCAAAGAGCTTTCTGCCATGCCTTCAATAAAGCAGTATATGTCGCTATTTTTGAAAATGGTGATGTCTTTTGGGCTTGTTTTTGAGCTACCTGTTGTATCTTTTATACTTGCACGAATGGGTATTATAAACGGCAAAGACCTTCTTAAACGATTTGATTATGCGCTACTTATAATCTTTATCGTTGCAGCAATTCTTACACCTCCTGATATTTTTACTCAGTTTCTTATGGCAACACCTTTAACGCTGCTCTATGTTGTAAGTATCATTGTTGCATCTATTTTTACGACAAAAAGAAATGATTGA
- a CDS encoding prepilin peptidase: protein MIDIAVVVFGLVIGSFLNVCIYRIPRGESIVYPPSACPVCKNRIKWYDNIPVLSFVLLKGRCRYCKSPISVVYPAVEMLTAIFTYLVYRKFGICLDLAVYLIFGYALIVASFIDLKHFIIPDRISIGLIVVGLIFALLQHRVVDSLIGGAAGFLILYAVAVFGKLIFKKEAMGGGDIKLLSGIGTFIGLKGVLFSLFVGSFVGAAAGIGYMLISKKDSDSQIPFGPALSFAAVLYIFVGSYFVRYFWGF, encoded by the coding sequence ATGATTGATATAGCCGTTGTTGTTTTTGGTCTTGTAATTGGCAGTTTTTTAAATGTATGTATCTATAGAATTCCTCGTGGTGAGTCTATAGTTTATCCACCCTCTGCCTGCCCTGTATGTAAAAACAGGATAAAGTGGTATGATAATATACCTGTTTTGAGTTTTGTGCTTCTAAAAGGCAGATGCAGGTATTGCAAAAGCCCAATTTCTGTTGTTTATCCAGCGGTTGAGATGTTAACAGCAATATTTACCTACCTTGTTTATAGAAAATTTGGTATCTGTCTTGATCTTGCAGTTTATCTTATTTTTGGTTATGCGTTAATTGTTGCATCGTTTATAGATTTGAAGCATTTTATTATTCCAGATAGAATCAGTATCGGTTTGATCGTTGTGGGCTTGATTTTTGCACTTTTGCAACACAGGGTCGTTGATAGTTTAATTGGTGGTGCGGCTGGTTTTTTGATTCTCTATGCTGTGGCTGTTTTTGGTAAGCTTATCTTTAAAAAAGAGGCGATGGGTGGTGGCGATATAAAGCTTTTATCCGGCATTGGCACTTTTATTGGCTTAAAAGGTGTTTTGTTTAGCCTTTTTGTAGGTTCTTTTGTTGGTGCAGCTGCAGGTATCGGGTATATGCTGATCTCTAAAAAGGACAGCGATAGTCAGATTCCCTTTGGCCCTGCTTTGAGTTTTGCTGCCGTATTGTATATCTTTGTTGGTAGCTATTTTGTTAGATATTTCTGGGGTTTTTGA
- a CDS encoding LptF/LptG family permease codes for MLKRVDYYILKNLALSFVVSFLIITLIMIIGDIVKIYDILFSEGSSLGFIFKVLFDTAVFLSVFTIPMALTIAVNYVYSDMSLNSEITAFRSSGISLVRVYFPAFLLSLFVFVLMIYDIGFLANSSKFNYKTELTKALKGKIYLALKPNTFYDKLDGVLWAKELSADRKKLKEVFFSNKNQVFVAKRSVLSDLNNGILATFFDVKMYSEKKGIVEYGSFDVYKVAFLVTKSNIYNKNEPRFMNVVELYNLFKKTHNPEALFEIHRMIALSLSVFMLSLVAFGFGINFARSGKSAGIVLSLFIFFAYYILYSIAKTFYHAHHIFWPLYLPDIILAALGFYIFLKKIRV; via the coding sequence ATGCTAAAAAGGGTTGATTACTATATACTCAAAAACCTTGCGCTTTCTTTTGTTGTTTCATTTTTAATCATTACACTGATAATGATTATCGGGGATATTGTTAAGATTTATGATATACTGTTTTCTGAAGGCTCATCGCTGGGTTTTATCTTTAAAGTTTTATTTGATACGGCTGTCTTTTTGAGTGTTTTTACAATCCCTATGGCTTTAACAATTGCTGTAAACTATGTCTATTCAGATATGTCGCTGAATTCTGAGATTACAGCATTTCGCAGCAGTGGTATTTCACTTGTTAGGGTTTATTTTCCTGCATTTCTTTTGAGTTTGTTTGTTTTTGTGTTGATGATTTACGATATAGGCTTCCTTGCAAACAGCTCAAAGTTTAACTACAAAACCGAGCTTACAAAGGCTTTAAAGGGAAAAATATACCTTGCTCTAAAACCCAATACATTTTACGACAAACTTGATGGGGTGTTGTGGGCTAAAGAGCTATCAGCCGATAGAAAGAAACTAAAAGAGGTGTTTTTTTCCAATAAAAATCAGGTTTTTGTAGCAAAGAGGTCTGTTTTGAGTGATTTAAACAACGGGATTCTTGCCACATTCTTTGATGTCAAAATGTACTCTGAGAAAAAAGGAATTGTTGAGTATGGATCTTTTGATGTCTATAAGGTGGCGTTTCTTGTAACAAAAAGTAATATTTATAATAAAAATGAGCCACGATTTATGAATGTAGTTGAACTCTATAATCTTTTTAAAAAAACGCATAATCCCGAAGCTTTGTTTGAAATTCACAGAATGATTGCTCTGTCTTTGAGCGTGTTTATGCTATCTCTTGTTGCTTTTGGCTTTGGTATAAACTTTGCACGCAGCGGCAAAAGTGCAGGGATTGTGTTGAGTCTGTTTATTTTCTTTGCATACTATATCTTGTATTCGATAGCAAAAACCTTTTATCATGCCCATCATATTTTCTGGCCACTTTATCTGCCTGATATTATTCTTGCCGCTTTGGGTTTTTATATATTCTTAAAGAAAATAAGAGTATAG
- the lnt gene encoding apolipoprotein N-acyltransferase gives MKKSAKYALFILPIASFYFPFLSFFAFVWLFDEKNNLKDIAVGFGLFYLFLFSGLYKSVHIYYGLNAILGVLAVFGVALYSLIFILSGFYVFKKSNTGIYFLPVFITAFEILRNILLFGFPVGNINILTYNINFFIQDASIFGSMIEDLKILYINLAVFLLIRKAAKPAVLIIAAVAALTVAGFIFKPEKIETKNSSLAVIQGNIPQNEKWADEFLQRNLLIYLKLSKEASSKVVLWPESAYPYLFSPKYSSYVSKNFDNQTTYIFGAVRKDSNNYYDSVIEYKNGLFHFYDKQKLVPFAEFIPFSNLIGLNGYSFNKGSSLKIFIADKLKIAPLICYEENFSSLSRQYKLKGADVIAVFTNDAWFDKTPTFELFPRSDIYRAIENSIFVIRAANTGKTFIVNQNGAIVKQLKVDQRSILKVNKIEIFASTIYDRLGYLFDYLLVIAAILLFSLRIYKNPKRQE, from the coding sequence GTGAAAAAATCGGCTAAATACGCCCTATTTATACTGCCTATTGCCTCATTCTACTTTCCCTTCTTGAGTTTTTTTGCCTTTGTCTGGCTGTTTGATGAAAAAAATAATCTAAAAGACATAGCCGTTGGGTTTGGGCTTTTTTATCTATTTCTGTTTTCTGGACTCTACAAAAGCGTGCATATCTACTATGGACTAAATGCGATACTGGGCGTTTTGGCTGTTTTTGGAGTTGCTTTATATAGCCTTATTTTTATTTTATCGGGTTTTTATGTCTTCAAAAAATCCAACACAGGAATATATTTTTTGCCTGTTTTTATTACAGCTTTTGAGATCTTAAGAAATATACTGCTTTTTGGTTTTCCCGTAGGCAATATAAACATACTCACCTATAACATCAATTTTTTTATTCAGGATGCTTCAATCTTTGGCAGTATGATAGAGGATTTAAAGATTCTGTATATCAATCTTGCAGTTTTTCTTTTGATTAGAAAAGCCGCCAAACCTGCTGTGTTAATTATAGCGGCTGTGGCAGCTTTAACTGTTGCAGGGTTTATCTTTAAGCCAGAAAAAATAGAAACAAAAAACAGCTCACTTGCCGTTATTCAGGGCAACATACCGCAGAATGAAAAATGGGCAGATGAGTTTTTACAGAGAAATCTATTAATTTACTTAAAACTTTCAAAAGAAGCTTCATCAAAGGTAGTTTTATGGCCAGAGTCTGCCTACCCCTATCTATTTTCACCTAAATACTCATCCTATGTTTCAAAAAACTTTGATAATCAAACAACATATATTTTTGGAGCAGTCAGAAAAGACAGTAACAACTATTACGACAGTGTTATAGAATACAAAAACGGCTTATTTCACTTCTACGATAAACAAAAGCTGGTTCCGTTTGCTGAATTTATACCATTCTCAAACCTTATAGGTTTAAATGGTTATAGTTTCAACAAAGGCTCTTCTTTAAAAATCTTTATTGCCGATAAACTAAAAATCGCACCCCTGATTTGCTATGAGGAAAACTTTTCTTCGCTTTCACGCCAATATAAGCTAAAAGGTGCGGATGTGATAGCCGTTTTTACAAACGATGCGTGGTTTGACAAAACTCCTACTTTTGAGCTTTTTCCAAGAAGTGACATCTACAGGGCGATAGAAAACTCTATTTTTGTAATAAGAGCCGCAAATACTGGCAAAACCTTTATCGTCAATCAAAACGGAGCAATAGTTAAACAGCTAAAAGTTGATCAGAGATCTATCTTGAAAGTTAATAAAATAGAGATCTTTGCTTCAACAATCTACGATAGACTTGGCTATCTATTTGATTATTTATTGGTAATTGCAGCTATACTCTTATTTTCTTTAAGAATATATAAAAACCCAAAGCGGCAAGAATAA
- the fmt gene encoding methionyl-tRNA formyltransferase: protein MKVLFFSTSEFGIKPLEALHNSKQFEVAGVISTPDARGKRGKKLIKPPVKELAEQLSYEVFQPEKLKEKSVIDKIASFGADIFVVVSYGKIIPREILDIPKLGSINIHPSILPLYRGPSPINTALLNGDSYTGVSIIEVTQKVDAGGVYMQWIEKISDSDNYPTLHDRLSQIGAKMLLCTLENLKFLKPIPQNEMLATYTQIIKKEDGKIDFENQTATQIRNKIRAFYSWPTAYFYHKNKMFKVFDADVVKLEQPKPAEVVECTKKSLIIGCREDAISIKKIQPQSKKVMDIAAFLAGYKFNKGEKIG, encoded by the coding sequence ATGAAGGTTTTGTTTTTTTCAACAAGCGAGTTTGGCATAAAACCGCTTGAGGCGTTGCATAATTCAAAACAGTTTGAGGTAGCAGGAGTCATATCAACACCTGATGCAAGGGGAAAAAGGGGCAAAAAGCTCATAAAACCACCTGTAAAAGAGCTGGCAGAGCAGCTCTCTTATGAGGTTTTTCAGCCAGAAAAGCTAAAAGAGAAGAGTGTTATTGACAAAATAGCCTCTTTTGGTGCAGATATATTTGTTGTTGTTTCATATGGAAAAATAATTCCCAGAGAGATTTTAGACATTCCAAAGCTGGGCAGTATAAACATTCATCCATCGATTTTACCGTTGTATAGAGGGCCATCACCCATTAATACAGCCCTTTTAAACGGCGACAGCTACACAGGCGTATCAATAATAGAAGTGACACAAAAAGTTGATGCTGGCGGCGTTTATATGCAATGGATCGAAAAAATATCAGACTCAGACAACTACCCTACCCTACATGATAGGCTAAGTCAAATTGGTGCAAAGATGCTTTTATGCACACTTGAAAACCTTAAGTTTTTAAAGCCAATACCACAGAACGAAATGCTTGCAACATACACACAAATCATAAAAAAAGAGGATGGCAAAATCGATTTTGAAAACCAGACGGCCACACAGATAAGAAACAAAATTAGAGCCTTCTATAGCTGGCCTACTGCTTACTTTTACCATAAGAATAAAATGTTCAAAGTCTTTGATGCAGATGTTGTTAAATTAGAACAACCAAAGCCAGCAGAGGTTGTTGAGTGCACAAAAAAAAGCCTTATAATCGGCTGCAGGGAGGATGCAATCTCAATAAAAAAAATCCAGCCCCAATCAAAGAAGGTGATGGATATTGCAGCCTTTTTAGCAGGGTATAAGTTTAATAAAGGTGAAAAAATCGGCTAA
- the def gene encoding peptide deformylase — protein sequence MGEVKVYPDSILRKKATDVEKIDDNIIEMLNRMAEIMYKYNGIGLAAEQIGLTKKLVVIDLRENDKNNLIELINPVIVASEGIYEEHEEGCLSVPGYYDVVKDRKKWIKVRYLDRNENEKELETDQFLSVVIQHEIDHLNGKLFIDHLPPTKKELFKKQWKKKAKENR from the coding sequence ATGGGCGAGGTTAAGGTTTACCCTGATTCGATTTTAAGAAAAAAAGCAACAGATGTTGAAAAAATAGATGATAACATTATAGAAATGCTCAACAGAATGGCAGAAATAATGTATAAGTATAACGGCATAGGCCTTGCAGCAGAGCAGATCGGTTTAACAAAGAAGCTGGTCGTAATAGATTTAAGGGAAAACGATAAAAACAATTTGATAGAGCTTATCAACCCGGTTATTGTTGCAAGTGAGGGTATCTATGAAGAACATGAAGAGGGTTGCTTGAGTGTGCCGGGCTATTACGATGTTGTTAAAGATAGAAAAAAATGGATAAAGGTAAGGTATTTGGATAGAAACGAAAATGAAAAGGAGCTTGAAACCGACCAATTCCTAAGTGTTGTTATTCAACATGAAATAGACCATCTAAACGGCAAACTGTTTATAGATCATCTACCACCAACAAAAAAGGAACTTTTTAAAAAACAGTGGAAGAAAAAGGCAAAGGAAAACAGATGA
- a CDS encoding competence/damage-inducible protein A yields MEFYIVSVGEEILEGSIVDTNSNFMARLLKQNGYKVNGIMATGDDIDRLTELFQNLSLKNAFVISTGGLGPTFDDNTTLALSKACNLRVKLNRDVYFDIVKKVKAKGVELKPSHSKQAYLPYPCRIIKNPHGTAAGFIVKCNNAYFAALPGVPSEMKSMVNEVISFISTIIPSQKLFSQDIKLIGVPESDMDKFLKDKIPDDGEVILNAMEGELAVRIRAGSKEIIENLSNKIKKQFGYKVYSFNNRSIEDVLSETLNRLNLTIAFEETITAGYLAYLMHDKSCFVASCINKPLCNTDADIIAKPFNLKGNEFELFIKFHKDSYQTRLRYMGNKNFMHKAIAKRTLGFIYQYLKENIDFSTS; encoded by the coding sequence ATGGAGTTTTATATAGTTTCTGTGGGAGAGGAAATCCTTGAGGGCTCTATAGTTGACACAAACAGCAACTTCATGGCAAGGCTTCTTAAACAAAACGGATACAAAGTAAACGGCATAATGGCTACAGGCGATGATATAGATAGGCTTACCGAACTTTTTCAAAATCTATCTTTAAAAAACGCCTTTGTTATCTCAACAGGCGGTCTTGGACCCACATTTGACGATAACACAACTCTGGCTCTATCAAAAGCCTGCAACCTAAGAGTTAAACTAAACAGAGATGTATATTTTGACATAGTAAAAAAGGTAAAAGCAAAAGGCGTTGAGTTAAAGCCCTCACATTCAAAACAGGCATACCTGCCCTACCCCTGCAGAATCATAAAAAATCCCCACGGTACGGCTGCAGGTTTTATCGTTAAATGTAACAATGCATATTTTGCTGCTCTGCCTGGTGTGCCAAGTGAAATGAAATCTATGGTCAATGAAGTGATAAGTTTTATATCAACGATAATCCCATCACAAAAACTATTTAGTCAAGACATAAAACTCATAGGTGTGCCTGAATCGGATATGGACAAATTCCTTAAAGACAAAATCCCCGATGATGGTGAGGTGATTTTAAACGCTATGGAGGGTGAACTTGCCGTTAGAATTAGAGCTGGCAGCAAAGAAATAATAGAAAATTTATCAAACAAGATTAAAAAACAATTCGGCTATAAGGTTTATTCTTTTAATAACCGCTCAATCGAAGATGTTTTGTCTGAAACATTAAACAGGCTCAACCTAACAATAGCATTTGAAGAAACAATAACAGCGGGCTATTTAGCATATCTTATGCACGACAAAAGCTGTTTTGTTGCAAGCTGCATAAATAAACCGTTGTGTAATACAGATGCTGACATTATTGCAAAACCTTTCAATCTTAAAGGTAACGAATTTGAACTGTTTATCAAATTTCACAAAGACTCCTATCAAACACGGCTAAGATACATGGGCAATAAAAACTTTATGCATAAGGCTATAGCAAAAAGGACGCTGGGTTTTATCTATCAATACCTAAAAGAAAATATTGATTTTTCAACAAGCTGA
- a CDS encoding sulfite exporter TauE/SafE family protein — MDASVLHLIAAFFIGCIVGLINVLAGGGSFLTLAFLIAIGLPPNVANGTNRVGLVLQNSFASFKFYKLNILKTRFGLAVAIPTLIGALLGSFIAVHIPNELLKKIIAILMVLISLITIYKPERFAKKEPLNKKNWFFILLAFFFIGIYGGFIQAGVGFFIIAASVWGGFSMVEANAIKVFLITLYTILILPIFFISHQVNLLVGIFLGAGSILGAKAAIHLSIKKGDKFIRGVLLVILVFFAIKLMFF, encoded by the coding sequence ATGGATGCGAGTGTTCTTCATTTAATAGCGGCATTCTTCATAGGTTGCATAGTGGGGCTGATAAATGTTTTAGCCGGTGGGGGCTCTTTTTTAACACTGGCGTTTCTTATCGCCATAGGTCTACCACCCAATGTTGCAAACGGCACAAACAGGGTTGGCCTTGTTTTGCAGAACAGCTTTGCATCCTTTAAATTCTACAAACTCAATATATTAAAAACGCGTTTTGGGTTAGCCGTTGCAATCCCCACTCTAATTGGAGCCTTGCTTGGTAGTTTTATAGCCGTTCATATACCAAATGAACTTTTAAAAAAAATTATAGCAATCCTGATGGTTCTAATAAGCTTAATAACCATCTACAAACCTGAAAGGTTTGCCAAAAAGGAGCCGCTAAACAAAAAAAACTGGTTTTTTATACTACTTGCATTCTTTTTTATAGGCATATACGGTGGTTTTATTCAGGCTGGCGTGGGTTTTTTTATTATTGCAGCATCTGTATGGGGCGGATTCAGTATGGTTGAGGCCAACGCCATAAAGGTCTTTCTCATCACACTTTATACGATACTGATTTTGCCGATATTCTTTATCTCTCATCAGGTAAACCTCCTGGTGGGCATTTTTTTGGGTGCTGGCAGTATCCTTGGAGCAAAAGCTGCAATACATCTGTCAATCAAGAAAGGTGATAAGTTCATAAGGGGTGTTTTGCTTGTTATTTTAGTATTCTTTGCCATTAAACTGATGTTTTTTTAG
- a CDS encoding gamma-glutamylcyclotransferase family protein, with protein sequence MKYFAYGSNMNPERMRDRGVLFKDRQYAVLKGWKLAFNKMASDEGVGYANIVKDESGVVEGIVYEIDQSGIDRLDQAEGCPTHYYRDIVVVKLDSGAEVEAVVYIANENKIDNNLKPTKAYLKHLLKGCDLLTKEYCEKLKKIETVD encoded by the coding sequence ATGAAGTATTTTGCTTATGGTTCCAATATGAACCCAGAAAGAATGAGGGATAGGGGTGTTTTGTTTAAAGACAGGCAGTATGCAGTCTTGAAAGGATGGAAACTTGCATTTAACAAGATGGCATCAGATGAAGGTGTGGGTTATGCCAATATTGTTAAGGATGAAAGCGGTGTTGTTGAGGGTATTGTTTATGAAATAGATCAATCTGGTATTGATAGACTTGATCAGGCTGAGGGTTGCCCGACGCACTACTATAGGGATATAGTTGTTGTTAAGCTTGATAGCGGAGCAGAGGTTGAGGCTGTTGTGTATATTGCAAACGAAAACAAGATAGACAACAATTTAAAACCAACAAAGGCTTATCTAAAACATCTTTTGAAGGGGTGCGACCTGTTAACTAAAGAGTATTGCGAAAAGCTCAAGAAGATAGAGACTGTTGATTGA